The Prunus persica cultivar Lovell chromosome G7, Prunus_persica_NCBIv2, whole genome shotgun sequence genome has a segment encoding these proteins:
- the LOC18769605 gene encoding uncharacterized protein LOC18769605: MEPERAPRKMRFIPKAPRRVPKPEVKTEVDHGAEESDAEKAKELLKRFNEQSSRARLKVEKKVVPTQIVFGYGGASTTMKSYGAPKGGSASSATNAGASGVKEEKEYSSPWDQYSYYPVTLPLRPPYSGNPEIRNEEEFGEGSEESTYDENSTTPANDLGLLEENKATSMFFLQLPPNMPTIKRSATADSQEVTKSSGPPGGARNMQKPCSLSELPAGFMGKMLVYRSGAVKMKIGDSLFDVSPGMNCDFAQDVVVVNKAEKGCGIIGELNKRAIITPDVDSILASIDGL, encoded by the exons ATGGAGCCAGAACGAGCTCCCAGGAAG ATGAGATTCATACCAAAAGCTCCCCGCAGAGTGCCAAAGCCTGAAGTCAAAAC CGAAGTGGACCATGGGGCGGAGGAGTCTGATGCTGAAAAGGCTAAGGAATTGCTGAAACGCTTCAAT GAACAATCATCAAGGGCGAGGCTCAAAGTTGAAAAGAAAG TGGTGCCTACGCAAATTGTATTTGGTTATGGTGGTGCATCAACAACCATGAAATCATATGGTGCTCCCAAAGGTGGGAGCGCTAGTTCAGCCACCAATG CTGGTGCCTCAGGCGTGAAAGAGGAGAAAGAATACAGTTCACCATGG GATCAATACAGTTATTACCCTGTAACTCTTCCTCTGAGACCGCCATATTCTGGAAATCCTG AGATTCGTAATGAGGAAGAATTTGGGGAGGGTTCAGAGGAATCAACTTATGATGAAAATTCAACAACACCAGCAAATGATCTTGGGCTATTG GAGGAAAATAAAGCAACAAGTATGTTCTTTCTTCAGTTACCGCCAAATATGCCTACAATAAAACGATCAGCTACAGCAGATAGTCAAGAGGTAACAAAAAGCTCAGGGCCACCTGGAGGTGCACGCAATATGCAGAAGCCTTGTTCTTTGTCCGAGTTACCCGCTGGCTTCATGGGTAAGATGCTGGTGTACAGGAGTGGTGCTGTCAAGATGAAGATAGGAGATAGCCTTTTTGAT GTCTCCCCAGGAATGAATTGCGATTTCGCCCAGGATGTTGTGGTTGTTAATAAAGCAGAGAAAGGCTGTGGCATTATCGGGGAGCTGAACAAGCGAGCCATAATAACCCCAGATGTAGACTCCATTTTAGCAAGTATAGATGGTTTATGA
- the LOC18771536 gene encoding cytochrome P450 72A15, producing MEEYVVFLCSLALVLLLYGAARVSYSIWWKPKWLERQLKRQGIRGTPYRPLIGDMKEFVKLIKEAWSKPMSQTHQVTPRVDPFTLTNMQKYGKISMYWVGTTPRLIIMDTEMMKEILSNKQGHFNKPPLNPLILILTKGLASLEGEKWAKHRRIINPAFHLERLQEMVPVFAVSCGEMIEQWKRMVPLQGAWEMDIWPEIQKLSADVISRAAFGSTYEEGKRVFELQKELLVLTFEAMTTLYIPGFRFVPTKKNQRRKKLAKDITSMLRNIIQKKMNAIRAGESRVDDLLGMLLQSNNQTDFSETARNTRSNEMLTIEEVIEECKQFYLAGQETTSSWLTWTMIVLAMHPDWQEKARQEVLQVCGKKEPNFEALGHLKIVTMILNEVLRLYPPAIAQYQHAYKETKIGDIIAPAGVDITLPTLLIHHDPELWGADAGEFKPERFSAGVLKASKDQQAFFPFGWGPRTCIGQNFAMIEAKLALAMVLQHFSFELSPSYTHAPYTVTILQPQHGAQIMLHQL from the exons ATGGAAGAATATGTAGTATTCTTATGTTCTCTTGCACTGGTTCTGCTGTTGTATGGTGCTGCTAGAGTTTCCTACTCCATTTGGTGGAAACCCAAATGGCTTGAGAGGCAGTTGAAGCGCCAAGGGATTAGAGGCACCCCTTACAGGCCACTCATTGGAGACATGAAGGAGTTTGTGAAGCTCATAAAGGAAGCATGGTCTAAGCCTATGAGCCAAACTCACCAGGTTACGCCACGCGTTGACCCTTTCACCCTAACTAATATGCAGAAATATG GGAAGATATCAATGTATTGGGTTGGGACAACACCAAGACTGATCATCATGGATACAGAGATGATGAAAGAAATCTTGTCTAACAAGCAAGGTCACTTCAATAAGCCACCCCTGAACCCTCTCATTCTCATACTGACCAAAGGACTTGCAAGTCTAGAGGGTGAGAAGTGGGCCAAACACAGAAGGATAATCAATCCTGCTTTCCACCTAGAAAGGCTACAG gAAATGGTACCAGTTTTTGCAGTTAGTTGTGGGGAAATGATAGAGCAGTGGAAGAGGATGGTTCCTCTTCAAGGAGCTTGGGAAATGGATATATGGCCTGAAATCCAGAAACTTAGTGCAGATGTTATTTCTCGAGCTGCATTCGGAAGCACCTATGAAGAAGGGAAGAGGGTCTTTGAGCTTCAGAAAGAGCTTCTTGTGCTAACATTTGAAGCAATGACTACCTTATACATTCCTGGTTTCAG ATTTGttccaacaaaaaagaatcaaaggagaaagaaattgGCCAAAGATATCACATCAATGCTGCGAAACATAATccagaagaaaatgaatgcaATAAGGGCCGGAGAATCCAGGGTTGATGACTTGCTGGGCATGCTCTTGCAGTCTAATAATCAGACGGACTTTTCAGAAACTGCAAGGAACACAAGAAGCAATGAGATGTTGACAATTGAAGAGGTGATAGAAGAGTGCAAGCAGTTCTACCTTGCTGGCCAAGAAACAACCTCAAGTTGGCTAACATGGACCatgattgttttagccatGCACCCAGACTGGCAAGAAAAGGCAAGGCAAGAAGTCCTACAAGTTTGTGGGAAAAAAGAACCTAATTTTGAAGCTCTAGGCCACCTCAAGATT GTAACCATGATACTTAATGAAGTTCTCAGGTTGTATCCACCGGCGATTGCTCAGTATCAACATGCTTACAAGGAAACCAAAATAGGGGACATCATTGCTCCAGCAGGAGTTGATATTACTCTGCCAACACTACTCATTCACCATGATCCGGAGCTTTGGGGTGCTGATGCAGGGGAATTCAAACCAGAGAGATTTTCCGCAGGAGTTTTAAAGGCATCGAAGGATCAGCAAGCATTTTTTCCATTTGGCTGGGGTCCAAGGACCTGCATAGGCCAAAACTTTGCCATGATAGAAGCAAAACTTGCTTTGGCTATGGTTCTGCAACATTTCTCATTCGAGCTCTCACCTTCTTACACTCATGCTCCTTATACTGTTACCATTCTTCAACCACAGCATGGAGCTCAAATTATGTTACACCAACTCTAG
- the LOC18771453 gene encoding transcription factor MYB6: MGRSACCAKEGLNKGAWTAHEDKVLSEYIKLHGEGRWRNLPKKAGLKRCGKSCRLRWLNYLRPDIKRGNISPDEEELIIRLHKLLGNRWSLIAGRLPGRTDNEIKNYWNTNLGKKIQDQQRQGSASNLKHHNKNGEPVSKKAKTMEDMSPNMTSPSPSKMSPVVRTKAAKCTKVFINPDPHKLPLGHQHCEEDNRGGLMFDRHAGDDHTNNGSSSLSSFSNIADEENSSSDFLVDFDMNEISLASLLNSDFPAINCDDVDQNRDNSLSHCVDQTAQIFSEEMLQHLNVGSHDCVQVQPNLVLNFHSLTSFLDGDQGGEEWLGE, from the exons ATGGGGAGAAGCGCTTGTTGTGCAAAGGAGGGCTTGAACAAAGGTGCTTGGACTGCCCATGAAGACAAAGTTCTCAGTGAATACATCAAACTCCATGGTGAAGGCAGATGGAGAAACCTCCCCAAAAAAGCAg GTCTGAAAAGATGTGGGAAGAGCTGCAGGCTTAGGTGGTTGAATTATCTGAGGCCAGACATTAAGAGAGGCAACATATCACCAGATGAAGAAGAGCTTATCATCAGGCTTCACAAGCTTTTGGGGAACAG atgGTCTCTAATAGCTGGTAGGCTTCCAGGGCGAACAgacaatgaaataaaaaactacTGGAACACCAATTTAGGCAAAAAAATCCAAGACCAACAGCGGCAAGGCTCTGCTTCAAATCTCAAGCACCACAACAAAAATGGTGAACCAGTTTCCAAAAAGGCCAAGACTATGGAGGACATGTCTCCCAACATGACCTCACCATCACCATCCAAGATGTCCCCAGTGGTCAGAACCAAAGCTGCTAAGTGCACCAAAGTTTTCATCAACCCAGACCCTCACAAACTCCCACTTGGCCACCAACATTGTGAAGAAGACAACAGAGGAGGATTGATGTTTGATAGGCATGCAGGGGATGACCACACGAACAATGGGTCATCGTCATTGTCCTCCTTCTCTAATATCGCTGATGAAGAAAATTCGTCCTCGGATTTTCTAGTGGATTTTGACATGAACGAGATTAGCCTAGCAAGTCTCCTGAATTCTGATTTTCCGGCCATTAATTGTGACGATGTTGATCAAAATCGTGACAATAGTTTGTCACACTGTGTGGATCAAACAGCTCAAATTTTCTCAGAGGAAATGTTGCAGCATTTGAATGTTGGCAGCCACGATTGTGTTCAAGTTCAACCAAATTTGGTTCTTAATTTCCATTCCTTGACCTCTTTTCTCGATGGGGATCAAGGAGGGGAAGAATGGCTTGGAGAGTAG
- the LOC18771558 gene encoding transcription repressor MYB6, with protein sequence MGRKPCCDKEGLNKGAWSAWEDKALANYINTHGEGKWRDLPPRAGLNRCGKSCRLRWLNYLRPDIKRGNISPEEEELIVRLHKLLGNRWSLIAGRLPGRTDNEIKNYWNTNLSKRSEQGSDKAHQDQRSSSTSSKDDTKKSNNPASKSSVQVIRTKAFKCRKVAIPSHLDGHDQMLERSNVAPVSDSESPCSSAAQEHDSSFGFLRDFDINDMLIPDVLSSDFQQAQINDCDQDMLECGITKIEDLLMGEARLGEWRAGDEDQDDPLQPNDDDHGDVDGFNALSSFLNSVDNDQWIIS encoded by the exons atgGGGAGAAAACCATGCTGTGATAAAGAAGGGCTGAACAAGGGAGCATGGTCTGCTTGGGAAGATAAAGCCCTTGCTAACTACATTAACACTCACGGAGAAGGAAAATGGAGGGACCTTCCACCAAGAGCGG GGTTAAACCGCTGTGGGAAGAGTTGCAGATTGCGTTGGCTGAATTATCTTAGGCCTGATATTAAGAGAGGCAACATTTCCCCTGAAGAAGAGGAGCTCATTGTTAGACTTCATAAGCTTCTTGGAAACAG GTGGTCACTCATTGCTGGAAGGTTGCCGGGACGAACAGACAATGAAATCAAGAACTACTGGAACACCAATTTGAGCAAGAGGTCAGAGCAAGGAAGTGACAAGGCTCATCAGGATCAACGGAGTTCTAGCACTAGTTCGAAAGACGACACGAAAAAATCGAATAATCCGGCATCAAAGTCTTCTGTCCAGGTGATCCGTACGAAAGCATTTAAGTGCAGGAAGGTTGCCATCCCCTCACATTTGGATGGCCATGATCAAATGCTTGAAAGATCGAACGTGGCTCCTGTTTCCGACAGCGAAAGCCCGTGTTCTTCAGCGGCTCAGGAGCATGATTCTTCGTTTGGTTTTCTGAGGGATTTTGATATCAATGACATGCTCATACCGGATGTGCTGAGTTCTGATTTCCAACAAGCACAAATCAACGACTGTGATCAGGACATGTTGGAGTGTGGAATTACCAAGATTGAAGATTTATTGATGGGTGAAGCAAGGTTGGGAGAATGGAGAGCTGGTGATGAGGATCAAGATGACCCACTTCAACCaaatgatgatgatcatgGAGATGTGGACGGCTTCAATGCACTTTCGTCTTTTCTGAATTCAGTAGATAATGATCAGTGGATCATTAGTTAA
- the LOC18770165 gene encoding myb-related protein 308 yields the protein MGRKPCCDKEGLNRGAWSAWEDKTLTNYIEIHGEGKWRDLPRRAGLKRCGKSCRLRWLNYLRPDIKRGNISAEEEELIFRLHKLLGNRWSLIAGRLPGRTDNEIKNYWNTNLSKRVEQACSKQDTKKSVSQQVQVIRTKAFKCKNVVVPSHLDNGHDDDQMADRSNNVDPGFLMDFDTNDLFISDQLLNSDFHQAQSSGCDQDLVDGTSKIEDFLMATDDHDHNPIFQPSDLEEPVDLNALSCFLNSEDGGQWIIS from the exons atgggaagAAAACCATGCTGTGATAAAGAAGGGCTAAACAGGGGAGCATGGTCTGCTTGGGAAGACAAAACTCTCACCAATTACATTGAAATACATGGAGAAGGAAAATGGAGAGACCTTCCTAGAAGAGCTG GGTTAAAGCGGTGCGGGAAGAGTTGCAGACTGCGATGGCTGAATTATCTTAGGCCAGATATTAAGAGAGGTAACATTTcggctgaagaagaagagctcaTTTTCAGACTACACAAGCTTCTTGGAAACAg GTGGTCACTCATCGCTGGAAGATTGCCGGGACGAACTGACAACGAAATCAAGAACTACTGGAACACCAATCTGAGCAAGAGAGTAGAGCAAGCTTGCTCAAAACAAGACACGAAAAAATCAGTGTCTCAACAGGTCCAGGTGATTCGAACAAAAGCATTTAAGTGCAAGAACGTTGTCGTTCCATCACATTTGGATAATGGTCATGATGATGATCAAATGGCTGACAGATCAAATAACGTGGATCCTGGTTTTCTAATGGATTTTGATACCAACGACCTGTTCATATCGGACCAACTGCTAAACTCGGATTTCCACCAAGCCCAAAGCAGTGGATGCGATCAAGACTTGGTGGATGGAACGTCCAAGATTGAAGATTTTTTAATGGCTACCGATGATCATGATCATAACCCAATATTTCAACCAAGTGATCTTGAAGAACCTGTAGACCTCAATGCACTTTCATGCTTTCTGAATTCAGAAGATGGTGGTCAGTGGATCATTAGTTAG
- the LOC18770134 gene encoding transcription factor MYB11 isoform X2: protein MERPSSKSRMRWVNYLRPGIKRGNISADEEDLIVRLHKLLGNRWSLIAGRIPGRTDTEIKNYWNTRLSKRSSSDQELLEHHKPSVNPKNQHNEKGLIPSDQSDNAKAIRPKPFKCTKVDVGIPSHLQDDQDHQIMVDTTNNNNFVSSSVPAGSSSNDLFILDLLNSTEFQQPQMKEWQLAMVENYWRGSPIIAAVDPFEPNIDGEVAFNALSSFLNSEDSQYWIN from the exons atggagaGACCTTCCTCAAAGAGCAG GATGCGATGGGTGAACTATCTTAGGCCTGGCATTAAGAGAGGTAACATTTCTGCGGATGAAGAAGATCTCATTGTGAGACTACATAAACTTCTTGGAAACAG GTGGTCCTTGATCGCTGGAAGAATTCCGGGGAGGACAGACACTGAGATCAAGAACTACTGGAACACCCGTTTAAGTAAGAGATCATCCTCAGATCAAGAACTACTGGAACACCATAAACCTAGTGTTAATCCGAAAAATCAACATAATGAGAAAGGATTAATACCATCAGATCAGTCTGACAATGCTAAGGCGATTAGACCAAAACCTTTCAAGTGCACAAAGGTTGATGTGGGCATCCCATCGCATCTTCAAGATGACCAAGATCATCAAATCATGGTTGAcacaacaaataataataattttgttagCTCATCAGTTCCTGCTGGTTCTTCATCCAATGACCTGTTCATATTAGACTTGCTAAACAGTACGGAATTCCAGCAACCTCAAATGAAGGAATGGCAACTGGCTATGGTGGAGAATTATTGGAGGGGTAGCCCTATTATTGCTGCTGTCGATCCATTTGAACCTAATATTGATGGGGAGGTAGCTTTCAATGCACTTTCATCTTTTCTGAACAGTGAAGATTCTCAATATTGGATTAATTAG
- the LOC18770134 gene encoding transcription factor MYB6 isoform X1 gives MGRRPCYEKDGINKGAWTAQEDEILSNYMNTYGKGKWRDLPQRAGLKRCGRSCRMRWVNYLRPGIKRGNISADEEDLIVRLHKLLGNRWSLIAGRIPGRTDTEIKNYWNTRLSKRSSSDQELLEHHKPSVNPKNQHNEKGLIPSDQSDNAKAIRPKPFKCTKVDVGIPSHLQDDQDHQIMVDTTNNNNFVSSSVPAGSSSNDLFILDLLNSTEFQQPQMKEWQLAMVENYWRGSPIIAAVDPFEPNIDGEVAFNALSSFLNSEDSQYWIN, from the exons atggggagAAGACCATGCTATGAAAAGGACGGGATAAACAAGGGAGCATGGACTGCCCAGGAAGATGAAATCCTTTCTAATTACATGAACACAtatggaaaaggaaaatggagaGACCTTCCTCAAAGAGCAG GGCTAAaacgttgtgggaggagttgcAGGATGCGATGGGTGAACTATCTTAGGCCTGGCATTAAGAGAGGTAACATTTCTGCGGATGAAGAAGATCTCATTGTGAGACTACATAAACTTCTTGGAAACAG GTGGTCCTTGATCGCTGGAAGAATTCCGGGGAGGACAGACACTGAGATCAAGAACTACTGGAACACCCGTTTAAGTAAGAGATCATCCTCAGATCAAGAACTACTGGAACACCATAAACCTAGTGTTAATCCGAAAAATCAACATAATGAGAAAGGATTAATACCATCAGATCAGTCTGACAATGCTAAGGCGATTAGACCAAAACCTTTCAAGTGCACAAAGGTTGATGTGGGCATCCCATCGCATCTTCAAGATGACCAAGATCATCAAATCATGGTTGAcacaacaaataataataattttgttagCTCATCAGTTCCTGCTGGTTCTTCATCCAATGACCTGTTCATATTAGACTTGCTAAACAGTACGGAATTCCAGCAACCTCAAATGAAGGAATGGCAACTGGCTATGGTGGAGAATTATTGGAGGGGTAGCCCTATTATTGCTGCTGTCGATCCATTTGAACCTAATATTGATGGGGAGGTAGCTTTCAATGCACTTTCATCTTTTCTGAACAGTGAAGATTCTCAATATTGGATTAATTAG
- the LOC18770332 gene encoding stress-response A/B barrel domain-containing protein UP3: protein MSLTVRASGTLFSPQFSRTFSAPKLSLLRFSKPSPSRFTPKINMSSSASAAAAQPIVEHVVLLKVKDDTDPSKVNAMVNSLNGLASLNLTLHLTAGPLNRTRSSPIAFTHLLHCRYSTKDDLSTYTVHPNHLSVVKDSVLPICDDVMAVDWVAEDVQGPVAPPPGSAIRVTFLKLKENLGEESKSEILGVIKGIKGKFAEINQISTGENFSPARAKGYSIASLAVLPGVSELEGLDSKQELANVEKDKVKEHLESVIVLDYVVASPQSASL, encoded by the coding sequence ATGAGCCTGACTGTGAGGGCAAGCGGCACACTTTTCTCCCCTCAATTTTCTCGCACTTTCTCAGCTCCCAAACTCAGTCTTCTTCGCTTCTCCAAACCCTCGCCCTCGCGCTTCACCCCCAAAATCAACATGTCCTCCTCTGCCTCCGCCGCCGCCGCCCAACCCATCGTCGAGCACGTGGTGCTCTTGAAGGTCAAAGACGACACAGACCCGTCCAAGGTCAACGCGATGGTCAACAGCCTCAACGGCCTCGCCTCTCTCAACCTGACGCTCCACCTCACCGCCGGCCCACTCAACCGCACCCGATCCTCGCCCATCGCCTTCACCCATCTCCTCCACTGCCGCTACAGCACCAAAGACGACCTGAGCACCTATACTGTGCACCCGAACCACCTCAGCGTGGTCAAAGACTCGGTCCTCCCAATCTGCGACGACGTCATGGCCGTTGACTGGGTCGCCGAAGACGTTCAGGGCCCAGTGGCCCCACCGCCGGGGTCCGCAATCCGCGTGACGtttttgaaattgaaggaaaatttGGGGGAAGAATCGAAATCTGAGATTTTGGGTGTGATTAAGGGGATTAAGGGGAAGTTTGCGGAGATTAATCAGATTAGCACAGGCGAGAACTTCTCTCCGGCGAGAGCGAAAGGGTATTCGATCGCATCGCTGGCGGTGCTTCCGGGGGTGAGTGAGTTGGAGGGTTTGGATTCGAAGCAGGAGCTGGCGAATGTGGAGAAGGACAAAGTTAAGGAGCACCTCGAAAGCGTCATCGTTTTGGATTATGTGGTGGCGTCGCCTCAATCTGCAAGTCTCTGA
- the LOC18771715 gene encoding acyl-CoA-binding protein, with amino-acid sequence MALQEEFKEYAEKAKSLPPATKDADKLILYGLYKQATVGSVNTNRPGFFSPTERAKWDAWKAAEGKSKEEAMTEYIAKVKQLQQVEGAASTT; translated from the exons ATGGCTCTGCAG GAGGAATTCAAAGAATATGCAGAGAAGGCCAAGTCTTTGCCCCCAGCAACAAAGGATGCAGACAAACTAATACTGTATGGCCTTTACAAGCAGGCAACTGTTGGGTCGGTTAATACCA ATCGACCTGGGTTTTTCAGCCCAACAGAGAGGGCCAAATGGGATGCATGGAAAGCAGCTGAag GGAAGAGCAAAGAAGAAGCAATGACTGAATACATTGCCAAGGTGAAGCAGTTGCAACAAGTTGAAGGAGCAGCTTCCACCACCTAA